A genomic stretch from Terriglobales bacterium includes:
- a CDS encoding electron transfer flavoprotein-ubiquinone oxidoreductase: protein MIVFRKPLEGVTRPEMPADVVIVGGGPAGMACALRLSQLIDQHNSAHPEAQLSKENIYVLEKAREVGQHCLSGAILDPRSMRELLPGFEQEAPLDAEVTKEAVYFFTERSQFKLPITPPPLRDHGNYVISLNRFVKWLGEKVEAAGITIFTGFAGSELLYDGDRVSGVRTEDKGVDKTGQPKGNFEPGYDLKAKVVILAEGPRGSLTKQLVARFSLDRDTNPQVYGVGVKELWELPPGRVAPGEVIYTMGWPLTTREYGGAWIYGSKDNVISLGFVTALDYADPRLDPQRVLQEFKRHPFVAKLLAGAKMIRYGAKTFPYGGWFAIPPVAGDGWMLLGDSAGFLNSQRLKGIHLAIKSGMLAAETVFESLRSADFSAAALGRFQQRVEESWIRDELWRVRNFHQGFEHGFWRGMFHAALQQVTFGRGLYARYQAHAGHSQMKKLSELPAEGGARAHLLGPAKGDKVLTFDKLTDLYHSGTKHEEDQPAHLVIHDTNICNSRCVEEFGNPCQNFCPASVYEMVEDPAAPRGKQIHLNASNCVHCKTCDIMDPYQIITWVPPEGGGGPNYDGM, encoded by the coding sequence ATGATTGTTTTTCGCAAGCCGCTTGAGGGTGTCACTCGCCCGGAAATGCCCGCCGACGTTGTCATCGTCGGCGGAGGTCCTGCCGGTATGGCGTGCGCTCTGCGGTTGTCGCAATTGATCGACCAGCACAACAGCGCCCATCCCGAAGCGCAGCTCTCGAAAGAAAACATCTACGTTCTGGAGAAGGCCCGCGAAGTCGGCCAGCATTGCCTCTCAGGCGCCATCCTTGATCCCCGCTCCATGCGCGAGCTGCTGCCCGGATTCGAGCAGGAAGCCCCGCTAGACGCCGAGGTCACCAAAGAAGCGGTGTATTTCTTTACCGAGAGATCGCAGTTCAAGCTGCCCATCACCCCGCCGCCGCTGCGCGACCACGGCAACTACGTCATCTCGCTCAACCGCTTCGTCAAGTGGCTGGGCGAAAAGGTCGAAGCCGCCGGCATCACCATCTTCACCGGCTTCGCCGGTTCCGAACTGCTCTACGACGGTGACCGCGTTTCCGGCGTCCGCACCGAAGACAAGGGCGTGGACAAGACCGGCCAGCCCAAAGGCAACTTCGAGCCCGGCTATGACCTGAAGGCCAAAGTCGTAATCCTGGCCGAAGGCCCCCGCGGCTCCCTGACCAAGCAGCTTGTGGCGCGCTTCTCGCTCGACCGCGATACGAACCCGCAGGTCTACGGCGTAGGTGTGAAGGAATTATGGGAACTGCCTCCCGGCCGCGTTGCTCCCGGCGAAGTCATCTACACCATGGGCTGGCCGCTCACCACCCGGGAATACGGCGGCGCCTGGATCTACGGCTCCAAAGACAACGTCATCTCGCTCGGCTTCGTCACCGCGCTCGATTACGCCGACCCGCGCCTCGACCCGCAGCGCGTGTTGCAGGAATTCAAGCGCCATCCGTTTGTCGCCAAGCTTTTGGCCGGCGCCAAGATGATCCGCTACGGCGCCAAGACTTTCCCTTACGGCGGCTGGTTCGCCATCCCGCCGGTTGCGGGCGATGGCTGGATGCTGCTGGGCGACTCCGCCGGCTTCCTGAATTCGCAGCGCCTCAAGGGCATCCATCTGGCCATCAAGAGCGGCATGCTGGCCGCGGAGACCGTCTTCGAGAGCCTGCGCAGCGCCGACTTCTCCGCCGCAGCGCTCGGCCGCTTCCAGCAGCGCGTCGAAGAGAGCTGGATCCGCGACGAGCTGTGGCGCGTCCGCAACTTCCACCAAGGCTTCGAGCACGGCTTCTGGCGCGGCATGTTCCACGCCGCCCTCCAGCAGGTCACGTTCGGCCGCGGCCTCTACGCGCGCTACCAGGCCCATGCCGGACACTCGCAAATGAAGAAGCTCTCCGAGCTTCCCGCCGAAGGCGGCGCTCGCGCGCATCTGCTCGGTCCCGCCAAGGGCGACAAGGTCCTCACCTTTGACAAGCTGACGGACCTTTATCACTCCGGCACCAAGCACGAAGAAGACCAGCCCGCACACCTGGTCATCCACGACACCAATATCTGTAACTCGCGCTGCGTCGAGGAATTCGGCAATCCCTGCCAGAACTTCTGCCCCGCCAGCGTCTACGAGATGGTCGAGGACCCCGCCGCTCCCCGCGGCAAGCAGATCCACCTGAACGCCTCCAACTGCGTCCACTGCAAGACCTGCGACATCATGGACCCCTACCAGATCATCACCTGGGTCCCGCCCGAAGGCGGGGGCGGCCCGAACTACGACGGGATGTAG
- a CDS encoding electron transfer flavoprotein subunit alpha/FixB family protein has product MDILVIVEQREGKLNRVSWETLTGAQRIAAETGWTLEAAVVGSGVGPIAQEVAAKKVAKVYAVESPRLEPYTPDGFAAAIQQLVAQKQPRLVLMPHTYQVRDFAPKLATALDRALISDAIGYRKEGDRLLFTRQMFQGKFAADVGFTGDPPWFVTFQTGSFRGDQVEAGAAAAPVETVNVEIAESVIRNKPQEVFKEAKQAVDLTQAEIIVAVGRGIKEQKNIELAKQLAEALGGELAASRPICDSGWLPMDRQIGSSGQTVAPKLYLALGISGAIQHIVGMKGSRAIVAINKDSEAPIFEIADVGIVANLFDVVPPLIEEIKKAKSGS; this is encoded by the coding sequence ATGGACATTCTGGTCATCGTCGAGCAACGCGAAGGCAAGTTGAACCGCGTTTCCTGGGAGACGCTCACCGGCGCGCAGCGCATCGCCGCCGAAACCGGCTGGACGCTGGAGGCCGCGGTCGTCGGCTCGGGCGTCGGTCCGATCGCCCAGGAAGTGGCGGCCAAGAAAGTCGCCAAGGTGTATGCGGTCGAATCGCCGCGGCTGGAGCCCTACACGCCCGACGGCTTCGCTGCCGCTATCCAGCAACTCGTGGCGCAGAAGCAGCCGCGGCTGGTGCTGATGCCGCATACCTACCAGGTGCGCGATTTCGCGCCCAAGCTGGCCACGGCGCTCGACCGCGCCCTGATCAGCGACGCCATCGGCTACCGCAAGGAGGGCGACCGGCTGCTCTTCACCCGCCAGATGTTCCAGGGCAAGTTCGCGGCCGACGTCGGCTTCACCGGCGACCCGCCCTGGTTCGTCACCTTCCAGACCGGCTCCTTCCGCGGCGACCAGGTCGAAGCCGGCGCAGCCGCCGCTCCGGTTGAGACCGTCAACGTGGAGATTGCCGAAAGCGTCATCCGGAACAAGCCGCAGGAGGTCTTCAAGGAAGCCAAGCAAGCCGTCGACCTCACGCAGGCGGAGATCATCGTGGCCGTGGGCCGCGGCATCAAGGAGCAGAAGAACATCGAGCTGGCCAAGCAACTGGCCGAAGCGCTGGGCGGAGAACTGGCCGCCTCGCGTCCCATCTGCGACTCCGGCTGGCTGCCCATGGACCGCCAGATCGGCTCCTCCGGCCAGACCGTGGCCCCCAAGCTCTACCTTGCGCTCGGCATCTCCGGCGCCATCCAGCACATCGTGGGCATGAAGGGCTCGCGCGCCATCGTCGCCATCAACAAGGATTCCGAAGCGCCCATCTTCGAAATCGCCGACGTAGGCATCGTCGCCAACTTGTTCGACGTGGTCCCGCCCCTGATCGAGGAAATCAAGAAGGCGAAGTCGGGGAGCTAG